The Apium graveolens cultivar Ventura chromosome 6, ASM990537v1, whole genome shotgun sequence genome contains a region encoding:
- the LOC141665539 gene encoding uncharacterized protein LOC141665539: MGLGCRFFSCNALLNLVVKEGRFRVVEFLYKEMIRRRVELNLISFNIVINGFCKAGKLHKASDVVEDMKVWGIELSVITYNTLIDGYCKKGSTGKMLKADALLKEMVANKISPNEVTYSILIDGFCKDGSVSAAVRIFKEMQVQGFTSSVVAYNALINGLCSDGEIDKALVLRDEMAASGLQPNIVTLNALINGLSKKNMLKEAKDLFDGIVKQGLHANVLTYNTLIDAYCKAGELEEAIKLRSLMLDHTVIPDVSTYNCFIGGYSRKGNNEAASKLLDEMRDKGLRPNVVTYNIRVDALCNMGKSRDAVKLLDEMFDLGLRPSHITYNILMDGYCREGNLRAALNLRRRMEKQGLQPNIVTYNVLLKGLCEKGKLEDANTYLNQMLEKGLIPNKITYDIVREGMIEKGFVPDIDGHLYTSSRPQSSMLRTEAISVLWYRMISFLVEIRLVDSREFHRKKVLESHFMFRNRQFSEDISLKFAPNWSLRSGARKRNRMYCKLQSVTVVFPKTQLLRKSIFNTPVLGEFHSVISCLQIVGDNKAASMIEAKEAIMWWD, translated from the exons ATGGGTTTAGGTTGTCGGTTTTTTTCGTGTAATGCTTTGTTGAATTTGGTTGTCAAAGAGGGGAGGTTTCGGGTTGTTGAGTTTTTGTATAAGGAGATGATTAGGAGGAGGGTTGAGCTTAATTTGATTAGTTTTAATATTGTAATTAATGGGTTTTGTAAGGCTGGGAAGTTGCATAAGGCTAGTGATGTTGTTGAGGATATGAAGGTGTGGGGGATTGAGCTGTCGGTCATTACTTATAACACGCTAATTGATGGGTATTGTAAGAAGGGGAGTACAGGGAAAATGTTGAAAGCTGATGCGTTATTGAAGGAAATGGTGGCTAATAAAATTTCACCGAATGAAGTTACGTATAGTATACTCATTGATGGGTTTTGCAAGGATGGAAGTGTATCTGCCGCTGTGAGAATTTTTAAGGAAATGCAAGTTCAGGGGTTCACATCTAGTGTGGTTGCTTATAATGCACTAATTAACGGGCTTTGTAGTGATGGGGAAATAGATAAAGCTCTTGTTTTGAGGGATGAGATGGCGGCCTCAGGTTTGCAGCCGAATATTGTTACTCTCAATGCTCTTATAAATGGGTTATCTAAGAAGAATATGCTGAAGGAAGCTAAAGACTTGTTTGATGGCATTGTTAAACAAGGTTTGCATGCAAATGTACTTACATATAATACATTAATTGATGCCTATTGCAAAGCTGGAGAACTAGAAGAAGCAATCAAGCTACGTAGTCTGATGTTGGACCACACGGTCATCCCCGATGTTTCGACCTATAATTGTTTTATTGGTGGTTATAGTAGAAAGGGGAACAATGAAGCTGCTAGTAAGCTTTTAGATGAAATGAGGGATAAGGGCCTGCGTCCCAATGTTGTTACTTACAACATCCGAGTAGATGCATTATGCAATATGGGAAAATCAAGAGATGCGGTCAAACTTTTAGATGAGATGTTTGACTTGGGTTTGAGACCATCTCACATAACATACAACATTTTGATGGATGGTTATTGCAGGGAAGGCAATCTGCGAGCAGCTTTAAATTTGAGGAGACGAATGGAGAAACAAGGGCTGCAACCAAATATTGTAACATATAATGTGTTACTTAAGGGCTTATGCGAGAAGGGGAAGCTGGAAGACGCGAATACATATCTGAATCAGATGCTGGAGAAGGGTTTAATCCCTAATAAAATAACCTATGACATTGTTAGAGAAGGGATGATAGAGAAGGGATTTGTTCCAGATATTGACGGGCATCTCTACACTAGTTCT AGACCGCAGAGCTCCATGTTAAGGACAGAAGCAATATCGGTGCTTTGGTATCGCATGATTTCGTTCTTGGTGGAAATCAG ACTTGTAGATTCCAGAGAGTTTCACCGTAAAAAAGTGTTGGAGTCTCATTTCATGTTCAGAAACCGGCAATTTTCTGAGGACATTAGCCTAAAGTTTGCACCAAACTGGAGCTTAAGAAGCGGTGCAAGAAAGCGAA ATAGAATGTACTGTAAGTTACAGTCTGTAACGGTGGTTTTCCCGAAGACACAA CTGTTGCGCAAATCAATCTTTAATACGCCAGTTTTGGGGGAATTTCATAGTGTTATTTCATGTTTGCAAATTGTGGGTGATAATAAGGCGGCCTCAATGATTGAGGCGAAAGAAGCTATAATGTGGTGGGATTAA